One region of Synechococcus elongatus PCC 11801 genomic DNA includes:
- a CDS encoding RNB domain-containing ribonuclease: MQPVLTIDGPTSLDLDDGVWAEPEGDRIRLTIAIAGVATALPHLGIEECVALARLQTVYHGTQMTRAMLSPERTEALSLLPAGPRPVVCLQAAISRRGEVLSFEFSETVVESAAKLSYEQVNQILAGQEDHGLKEVLRCLAVVATRLDKNRRGLWGRSRQGEFRDDLGSVVTGKAEQLIASTAILYNQLVGEVLKQAGLPALFRVQDPRQDEAIAPLFEQHDGDPVVLAPLISHCLPRAQHRVKAGLHWALQLPAYARSSSPLRRYEDLVNQRQLLAVLNQSPSFYPPELLLGVCDRLQDRAIAEVERQKQKSEEKWLRAASSVKQLETVTEGQFSAVLRQVSVIGAIPPKLEQQLRERLKKGSLTPKHAAQILSEEFPADLKQALIAKLSQGDPLLNGLMVLNTLGQLIGTAPQFDYEPANGQWCCRLVWQEQSVEAIASSKVRVRELAALMVLKGISLVEW; this comes from the coding sequence ATGCAACCTGTTCTGACGATTGATGGACCGACTAGCCTTGACCTTGATGATGGGGTCTGGGCAGAACCGGAGGGCGATCGCATTCGACTGACCATCGCGATCGCGGGAGTCGCTACAGCTTTGCCGCATCTCGGGATTGAGGAATGTGTGGCGCTGGCTCGGCTGCAGACGGTCTATCACGGCACTCAGATGACTCGCGCCATGCTCTCGCCAGAGCGAACCGAGGCTTTATCTCTGTTGCCTGCGGGTCCCCGTCCAGTGGTCTGTTTACAGGCGGCGATCTCGCGGCGGGGGGAGGTGCTGTCGTTTGAGTTTTCGGAAACCGTTGTGGAGTCGGCAGCGAAGCTCAGCTATGAGCAGGTCAATCAGATCCTGGCTGGACAGGAAGATCATGGTCTGAAGGAAGTGCTGCGCTGTCTTGCGGTGGTGGCAACTCGCTTGGATAAGAACCGGCGTGGTCTCTGGGGGCGATCGCGGCAGGGGGAGTTTCGCGATGACCTGGGCTCTGTGGTTACGGGCAAGGCGGAGCAGTTGATTGCTTCCACGGCGATTCTCTACAACCAACTGGTAGGAGAAGTGCTGAAGCAGGCAGGACTACCAGCGCTATTTCGGGTGCAAGACCCCCGACAGGATGAGGCGATCGCGCCACTTTTTGAGCAACATGACGGCGATCCGGTGGTGCTGGCTCCCTTGATTAGTCACTGTCTACCGAGGGCACAGCATCGCGTTAAGGCTGGTCTTCACTGGGCGTTGCAGCTGCCTGCCTATGCGCGATCATCTAGTCCACTACGGCGCTATGAGGATTTGGTCAATCAGCGACAGTTGCTAGCGGTCTTGAATCAGTCGCCGTCTTTCTATCCGCCGGAGTTATTGCTGGGCGTTTGCGATCGCCTTCAGGATCGAGCGATAGCTGAGGTGGAGCGGCAGAAACAGAAGTCGGAGGAGAAGTGGCTGAGGGCGGCGTCTTCGGTCAAGCAATTGGAAACGGTGACTGAGGGGCAGTTTTCAGCGGTGTTGCGGCAAGTCTCGGTGATTGGTGCGATTCCGCCTAAGTTGGAGCAACAGCTACGGGAGCGATTGAAAAAGGGGAGTCTGACGCCCAAACATGCAGCCCAGATCCTCTCGGAGGAGTTTCCAGCCGATTTGAAGCAGGCGCTGATTGCCAAGCTCAGTCAGGGTGATCCGCTGCTGAATGGCTTGATGGTGCTCAATACCTTGGGGCAGTTGATTGGCACCGCTCCGCAGTTTGACTATGAACCAGCCAATGGGCAGTGGTGCTGTCGCTTGGTCTGGCAGGAGCAATCCGTTGAGGCGATCGCTTCCTCGAAAGTTAGGGTGCGAGAATTGGCTGCGCTGATGGTACTTAAGGGAATTAGTTTGGTTGAGTGGTAA